The following proteins come from a genomic window of Leptospira bandrabouensis:
- a CDS encoding energy transducer TonB: MAQLSFDFRLPEKEEGERRLFFAFTFVILIASFVLAHLITRNMLWKMLAEEQAAEMLGPKEQEKIYEVLVEQQFINPDKKDEYKALSNKDSSGGGGLTEKQGFHTLTQFREFIMGSSASTPSKAQPKSEQSKEEELFEVGIFKADPKTNSNAEESPNQSASSGQMTKIPFNYRFQQDFLFRWDGAKALTIPTKQLAGYYYFKNMLKRIEESFAPPGGGNYAYRDMAGVVAREGIKEGETKVLFMLSEQGQVLDVRLVTSQGQVVVDQACMDSIRGQNFGPVPEEVKAKGLIFGINFIFPGMRYYR, encoded by the coding sequence ATGGCCCAACTCTCTTTTGATTTCCGGTTACCTGAAAAGGAAGAAGGGGAACGAAGGCTTTTCTTTGCCTTCACCTTTGTTATCCTTATCGCTTCCTTTGTGCTCGCTCATCTCATCACACGAAATATGCTTTGGAAAATGTTGGCGGAAGAACAAGCCGCAGAAATGTTAGGACCCAAAGAACAGGAAAAAATTTACGAAGTTCTTGTAGAACAACAGTTCATCAACCCAGACAAAAAAGATGAATACAAAGCTCTCTCTAACAAGGATTCGTCGGGTGGCGGTGGTCTCACTGAAAAACAAGGATTTCATACTCTCACACAATTTCGTGAATTCATTATGGGAAGTTCTGCTTCCACTCCAAGTAAAGCCCAACCCAAATCAGAACAATCCAAAGAAGAAGAACTTTTTGAAGTAGGGATTTTTAAAGCCGATCCTAAAACTAATTCCAATGCCGAAGAAAGTCCGAACCAGTCAGCAAGTTCCGGACAAATGACAAAAATTCCTTTTAACTATAGGTTCCAACAAGACTTTTTGTTCCGATGGGACGGAGCCAAAGCCCTGACAATTCCCACCAAACAATTAGCAGGTTATTATTATTTCAAAAACATGTTAAAACGAATTGAGGAATCTTTTGCCCCGCCAGGTGGTGGAAACTATGCTTACCGCGATATGGCAGGTGTAGTGGCAAGAGAGGGAATCAAAGAAGGGGAAACCAAAGTTTTATTTATGTTAAGCGAACAAGGTCAAGTTTTGGATGTCCGTTTGGTGACCTCACAAGGCCAAGTGGTGGTAGACCAAGCTTGTATGGATTCGATCCGAGGACAAAATTTTGGTCCCGTTCCAGAAGAAGTCAAAGCCAAAGGACTTATCTTTGGAATCAACTTCATCTTTCCTGGAATGAGATATTATCGTTAG
- the ruvB gene encoding Holliday junction branch migration DNA helicase RuvB encodes MSLREDWIQPGEDEPSLRPTKLSEFIGQKEVLANLSVYVEAARKRKSPLDHVLISGPPGLGKTTLANIIANELAVAFTPTSAPAISKGADLVRFLTLLKTNEVLFIDEIHGFIKKQEELLYPAMENFFVDLVVGEGVTANALQIQLQPFTLVGATTRSGLVSEPLKTRFGIHLKLDFYTDGEMQIIVDRSAKLLGVSLGDGVALEIGKRSRKTPRIANHLLKRVRDFAEVRNETSVSLETCKFAFERMGVDHLGLDAVDRQILDILIHRYGGGPVGIKPIAVVLGEEERTLEDTYEPFLVRVGLIDRTPQGRVATKKAYEHLGIVYTGNIGENRENGPTLF; translated from the coding sequence GTGAGTTTAAGAGAAGATTGGATCCAACCGGGCGAAGATGAACCGAGCCTTCGCCCTACTAAATTGTCCGAATTTATAGGTCAAAAAGAGGTTCTAGCCAATCTCTCGGTTTATGTGGAAGCGGCTCGGAAACGAAAGAGTCCCCTTGACCATGTTCTGATTTCCGGTCCTCCAGGCCTTGGTAAAACCACCTTGGCCAATATCATTGCCAATGAACTTGCCGTGGCATTCACTCCCACTTCCGCTCCTGCTATCTCTAAGGGTGCGGATCTTGTTCGTTTTTTAACCTTACTCAAAACCAACGAAGTCCTCTTTATCGACGAAATTCACGGTTTTATTAAAAAACAGGAAGAGTTACTCTATCCTGCCATGGAGAACTTCTTTGTGGACCTTGTGGTGGGCGAAGGAGTCACTGCCAATGCCCTCCAGATCCAACTCCAACCCTTTACCCTCGTTGGTGCCACGACACGTTCTGGGCTTGTGAGTGAACCATTGAAAACAAGGTTTGGAATCCACCTCAAACTGGATTTTTATACCGATGGGGAAATGCAAATCATCGTGGATCGTTCGGCAAAACTGCTGGGTGTTTCTCTGGGCGATGGGGTGGCTTTGGAGATTGGAAAACGAAGCCGCAAAACTCCCAGGATTGCCAATCATCTTTTGAAACGTGTTCGGGACTTTGCCGAAGTTCGCAATGAAACCTCTGTGAGTTTAGAAACTTGTAAGTTTGCGTTTGAAAGGATGGGTGTGGATCATTTGGGCCTCGACGCCGTCGATCGCCAAATTTTGGACATCCTCATCCATCGTTATGGTGGTGGGCCTGTGGGAATCAAACCCATCGCTGTGGTTCTCGGGGAAGAAGAACGCACTTTAGAAGATACCTACGAACCATTTCTTGTCCGAGTAGGTCTCATTGACCGGACACCACAAGGGCGTGTGGCCACGAAAAAGGCTTACGAACATTTGGGAATTGTGTATACTGGAAATATCGGGGAAAATCGCGAAAATGGCCCAACTCTCTTTTGA
- a CDS encoding carboxyl transferase domain-containing protein yields MERIISKTNPQSSEFIANRTAYLETIVPIRKIIDNVKLGGGKKALEKHKSRGKLTARERIAELIDAGTEFMEICGLAGEGVYSDPVPSAGIITGIGKVEGVDCMIVANDATVKGGTYYPLTVKKHIRAQEIAENNSLPCIYLVDSGGAFLPMQDEVFPDKDHFGRIFFNQARMSAKGISQIAVVMGSCTAGGAYIPAMSDESVIVKGNGTIFLGGPPLVKAATGEVVTGEELGGADVHCRISGVTDHYAEDDFHALEITRSIIKNINSKKESQPKETEEPLYPIEEIYGIIERDSKKSYDPREIIARIVDGSRFHEFKKLYATTIVTGFAEVYGYPVGIIANHGVLFSESALKASHFIELCDQRRIPLLFLQNITGFMVGKKYENNGIARDGAKMVNAVSTTTVPKLTIVTGGSYGAGNYGMCGRAFAPEFLWMWPNARISVMGGEQAANVLWTVKKDQKEAAKETVSADEEAIFKKPILEDYENKSSAVYSSARLWDDGIIDPADTRKVLGRALSILSQRKEERKPFGVFRM; encoded by the coding sequence ATGGAAAGAATCATCTCCAAAACAAACCCGCAATCCTCTGAATTTATAGCAAACCGTACCGCATATTTAGAAACCATTGTACCAATTCGTAAAATCATCGATAACGTGAAGTTAGGTGGCGGGAAAAAGGCCCTTGAGAAACATAAATCAAGAGGGAAACTCACAGCCAGAGAACGAATTGCAGAACTCATTGATGCGGGAACTGAGTTTATGGAGATCTGTGGTTTAGCAGGAGAAGGGGTTTATTCGGATCCCGTTCCTTCTGCAGGAATCATCACTGGCATTGGTAAAGTGGAAGGTGTGGACTGTATGATTGTTGCCAATGATGCGACAGTCAAGGGCGGAACTTATTATCCTCTCACAGTCAAAAAACATATTCGTGCACAGGAGATTGCAGAAAACAATTCTCTTCCTTGTATCTATTTGGTTGATTCTGGTGGGGCATTTTTACCCATGCAAGATGAAGTGTTTCCAGACAAAGACCATTTCGGTCGTATTTTTTTCAACCAAGCAAGGATGAGTGCTAAAGGAATTTCTCAAATAGCGGTTGTTATGGGGTCTTGTACTGCTGGTGGTGCTTATATTCCCGCTATGTCTGATGAATCTGTCATTGTTAAAGGAAACGGTACAATTTTTCTTGGTGGCCCACCTCTGGTGAAAGCAGCTACAGGCGAAGTTGTCACAGGGGAAGAGTTAGGTGGGGCTGATGTCCATTGCCGAATTTCCGGTGTGACAGACCATTATGCAGAAGATGATTTTCATGCCTTGGAGATTACTCGTTCTATCATTAAAAATATTAACTCAAAGAAAGAATCACAACCCAAAGAAACAGAAGAACCTCTGTATCCCATAGAAGAAATTTACGGGATCATCGAAAGAGATTCAAAAAAGTCTTACGATCCAAGAGAGATTATCGCAAGGATTGTGGATGGATCTAGATTTCATGAATTTAAAAAACTATATGCCACTACCATTGTGACCGGGTTTGCCGAAGTGTATGGATATCCTGTTGGGATCATTGCCAATCATGGCGTTTTATTTTCTGAGTCAGCGCTGAAGGCTTCGCATTTTATTGAACTTTGTGACCAAAGAAGAATTCCACTTTTATTCCTCCAAAACATCACAGGATTTATGGTAGGAAAAAAATACGAAAACAATGGAATTGCTAGGGACGGTGCCAAGATGGTGAATGCCGTCTCTACTACCACAGTGCCTAAACTAACGATTGTTACTGGTGGTTCTTATGGTGCGGGAAATTACGGAATGTGTGGTCGTGCCTTTGCCCCTGAATTTTTATGGATGTGGCCCAATGCTCGAATTTCCGTCATGGGAGGAGAACAAGCTGCCAATGTTCTTTGGACTGTGAAAAAAGACCAAAAAGAAGCGGCAAAAGAAACAGTGTCCGCAGACGAAGAGGCCATATTTAAAAAACCAATTTTAGAAGATTATGAAAACAAATCTTCGGCAGTGTATAGTTCTGCTCGCCTTTGGGATGATGGAATCATTGATCCAGCCGATACAAGGAAAGTTTTAGGAAGGGCATTGTCCATCTTAAGCCAAAGAAAGGAAGAAAGAAAACCATTTGGTGTCTTTCGAATGTAA
- a CDS encoding DJ-1 family glyoxalase III codes for MAKRVFIPLCPGFEEMEAIILIDVLRRGNVEVVSGGKSKDPILAARKTLHLADKTFSEIIPSEFDAILLPGGLEGTKQLMKDPEISSILKSFHQQSKMIGAICAAPSVLRNLDIISGDDPYTSFPSSDDLAKGKGGMYTGKRIESHNNIHTSIGPGSAFEFALYLLESLEGKDVMEKVKLGLHLP; via the coding sequence ATGGCAAAACGAGTTTTTATCCCTCTCTGTCCTGGCTTTGAAGAAATGGAAGCCATCATCCTCATTGATGTTTTGAGAAGAGGAAATGTCGAAGTGGTATCCGGCGGAAAATCCAAAGATCCCATCCTTGCGGCAAGAAAAACTCTCCACTTGGCGGATAAAACTTTTTCAGAAATCATTCCCAGTGAATTCGATGCCATCCTTCTTCCTGGCGGCCTGGAAGGAACCAAACAACTCATGAAAGATCCAGAAATTAGTTCGATTCTAAAATCATTCCACCAACAATCAAAAATGATTGGCGCCATTTGTGCGGCTCCCAGTGTGCTCAGAAATTTAGACATCATCTCCGGTGATGATCCATATACTTCCTTTCCTTCTTCCGATGATTTAGCAAAAGGGAAAGGGGGAATGTATACAGGAAAAAGAATCGAATCACATAACAATATCCATACGAGCATCGGCCCGGGTTCTGCTTTTGAATTTGCTTTGTATTTATTAGAAAGTTTAGAAGGAAAAGATGTGATGGAAAAAGTGAAGTTGGGATTACATTTACCTTAG
- a CDS encoding STAS domain-containing protein codes for MIIHEKSSNQVAIIIIEGEVDLYNAKELKDILDDKMRKHQYEIVVNLEKVPFMDSSGIGTLVTAMYKLKKYHGNLKVCSVHGSVAKVFKLTGMESHLEVFDTEEKAVISLVNERESIN; via the coding sequence ATGATCATCCACGAGAAGTCATCCAATCAAGTTGCTATCATCATCATTGAAGGTGAGGTTGATTTGTACAATGCAAAAGAATTGAAAGACATTCTGGATGATAAAATGCGGAAACACCAATATGAGATCGTTGTGAATCTGGAAAAAGTTCCGTTTATGGATAGCTCTGGAATCGGGACACTCGTCACTGCTATGTACAAACTAAAAAAATACCACGGAAATTTAAAGGTTTGTAGCGTTCACGGATCGGTAGCTAAAGTATTTAAACTCACAGGAATGGAAAGTCATTTAGAAGTGTTTGATACGGAAGAAAAAGCCGTAATTTCTTTAGTGAATGAAAGGGAATCTATCAACTAA
- a CDS encoding trypsin-like peptidase domain-containing protein: protein MTLKKSNPLRYLAVAFSFLLLGTFLSPILTCGNSTENPLQLKADGGEKLSPAQTQAVALEDAFQEVFDKVSPSVVSIATERTVNVQQHPFSGDPYFDHFFGRPGGGSGRVMKQKQSGLGSGIVLNEEGYIMTNHHVIKDMDKLTVKFKNQKTFDAKLIGSDETMDIALLKIDAPKGTLRPIVLADSNKVKVGNWAIAIGAPLGFEHSFTVGVVSAVQRGGIDSSGLSYIQTDAAINQGNSGGPLLNIRGEVIGINRMIASQSGGSVGIGFTIPINEARRVAEEIKTNGKVTRPWIGVGLDAVNEEDVEQLKLKDTKGAIVRQIIKGSPADKAGLKLFDVIVEMGGKEIQTPEELIGFVRSSKIGKRIEIKIIRNKNEILTSITPEQKPN, encoded by the coding sequence ATGACTTTAAAAAAATCGAATCCTTTACGTTACTTAGCAGTTGCTTTTAGTTTTTTACTGTTGGGAACATTTTTGTCTCCCATTCTTACTTGCGGAAATTCTACCGAAAATCCTCTGCAATTAAAAGCAGACGGTGGAGAAAAATTATCCCCAGCCCAAACACAAGCAGTGGCTTTGGAAGATGCCTTCCAAGAAGTTTTTGATAAAGTTTCTCCCAGTGTGGTTTCGATTGCCACAGAAAGGACAGTCAATGTCCAACAACACCCGTTTTCGGGAGACCCGTATTTTGATCATTTTTTTGGACGGCCAGGTGGTGGATCTGGCCGTGTGATGAAACAAAAACAATCAGGTCTAGGATCAGGGATTGTTCTGAACGAAGAAGGTTATATTATGACCAACCACCATGTGATCAAAGACATGGACAAACTCACAGTGAAGTTTAAAAATCAAAAAACCTTTGATGCCAAACTCATTGGTTCAGATGAAACCATGGACATCGCCTTACTGAAGATAGATGCACCAAAAGGTACACTTCGTCCGATTGTTCTTGCCGATTCCAATAAAGTCAAAGTTGGAAACTGGGCCATTGCCATTGGAGCCCCACTCGGATTTGAACATTCCTTTACTGTAGGAGTTGTTTCTGCGGTACAACGCGGTGGAATTGATTCTTCCGGACTCTCTTATATCCAAACCGATGCTGCCATCAACCAAGGAAATAGTGGTGGTCCACTTCTCAACATCCGAGGCGAAGTGATTGGAATCAATCGTATGATTGCTTCTCAATCAGGTGGCTCTGTGGGGATTGGATTTACCATACCAATCAACGAAGCGCGGAGAGTGGCAGAAGAAATCAAAACCAATGGGAAAGTCACTCGTCCGTGGATTGGAGTAGGCCTTGATGCCGTCAATGAAGAGGATGTGGAACAACTCAAACTCAAAGACACAAAAGGTGCGATTGTCCGCCAAATCATCAAGGGATCTCCTGCAGACAAAGCGGGATTAAAACTTTTTGATGTGATTGTGGAAATGGGAGGAAAAGAAATCCAAACCCCAGAAGAACTCATTGGTTTTGTGAGGTCTTCTAAAATTGGAAAACGAATTGAGATAAAAATCATTCGAAATAAAAATGAAATCTTGACTTCCATCACTCCAGAGCAGAAACCCAATTGA